In Curtobacterium sp. L6-1, a genomic segment contains:
- a CDS encoding CPBP family glutamic-type intramembrane protease, producing the protein MSSDDGGAPAVGAGSARRDAVVLAGAVVLAVVGTLAVAAFPVDTGTPAMLMVARRFLPVWVPYVLAACWVLRRARPRPTLGSLRVGGREVVAAVGIVMVCRTLESVLARALPGPWSSAGTPPLVLTAEQTVAVVVGFVGLLLVSPVLSAVVFQGLLQRRLARLLPAPRWFAAVLAPALLYALLQIVVRRTVVAPTPSDLVLSGVVYTTFGVLCGSLVALTGRVGGAVLAYLVFSLSAVVVLGWW; encoded by the coding sequence GTGAGCAGCGACGACGGCGGTGCACCCGCGGTCGGTGCGGGGTCCGCACGCCGCGATGCCGTCGTCCTGGCGGGTGCCGTCGTGCTCGCCGTGGTTGGGACCCTCGCGGTGGCGGCGTTCCCGGTCGACACCGGGACACCGGCGATGCTCATGGTCGCGCGCCGGTTCCTGCCCGTCTGGGTGCCGTACGTCCTCGCGGCCTGCTGGGTGCTTCGGCGGGCCCGTCCCCGCCCGACGCTCGGGTCCCTCCGGGTCGGCGGGCGCGAGGTCGTCGCCGCCGTCGGCATCGTCATGGTCTGCCGCACGCTCGAGAGCGTCCTCGCCCGGGCGCTGCCGGGCCCGTGGTCGAGCGCCGGGACACCGCCACTGGTGCTGACGGCGGAGCAGACCGTCGCGGTCGTGGTCGGGTTCGTCGGCCTCCTCCTCGTCAGCCCGGTGCTCAGCGCGGTCGTCTTCCAGGGGCTCCTCCAGCGCCGACTCGCCCGGCTGCTGCCGGCACCACGGTGGTTCGCCGCGGTGCTCGCGCCGGCGCTCCTCTACGCCCTCCTGCAGATCGTGGTCCGACGCACGGTCGTGGCGCCGACGCCCTCCGACCTGGTCCTGAGCGGTGTCGTGTACACGACCTTCGGGGTCCTCTGTGGATCGCTCGTCGCCCTGACCGGTCGCGTCGGCGGGGCCGTGCTCGCG
- a CDS encoding LacI family DNA-binding transcriptional regulator → MNAVTIKDVAARAGVSAATASRVLSGNAATSEDSRRAVEQAAKDLDFRPNLQARALRSTRSETIGLLVSDVRNPFFADLAHTVEQAALAEGYVTLLGNANERADQQNRYLDTLIARRVDGVIVAPQGDDTGTVQQLVDREVPTVFVDRVIPGIDVPSVTTDSSTGIRQTVEHLAALGHTRIGYIAGPQSVSTGRERFDAYREAVAAAGLSEDPELVVFGDFQAASGSAGVTTLLALDDPPTAIFAADSLMAVGAIGILGRLGMRVGEDIALVAFDDIEWFSLLDPALSVVAHSVEDMGRVAVDLLRDVIAGGTPRSVRLPSELIVRASSATPIRSRRRAAPPRPADQQHPEH, encoded by the coding sequence ATGAACGCCGTCACCATCAAGGACGTCGCCGCTCGCGCCGGCGTCTCCGCAGCGACGGCCTCCCGCGTGCTCTCCGGGAACGCCGCGACGTCCGAGGACTCCCGCCGCGCGGTCGAGCAGGCCGCGAAGGACCTCGACTTCCGCCCGAACCTGCAGGCCCGCGCGCTCCGCTCCACCCGCAGCGAAACCATCGGGCTCCTGGTCTCCGACGTCCGGAACCCGTTCTTCGCGGACCTCGCACACACGGTCGAGCAGGCCGCCCTCGCCGAGGGGTACGTCACGCTGCTCGGCAACGCGAACGAGCGCGCCGACCAGCAGAACCGGTACCTCGACACGCTCATCGCCCGCCGGGTGGACGGGGTGATCGTCGCTCCCCAGGGCGACGACACCGGCACGGTGCAGCAGCTCGTCGACCGCGAGGTCCCCACCGTCTTCGTCGACCGCGTCATCCCGGGCATCGACGTCCCGAGCGTCACCACCGACAGCAGCACCGGCATCCGGCAGACGGTCGAGCACCTCGCCGCCCTCGGCCACACCCGCATCGGGTACATCGCCGGTCCGCAGAGCGTCTCCACCGGTCGGGAGCGGTTCGACGCCTACCGTGAGGCCGTCGCCGCGGCCGGTCTCAGCGAGGACCCCGAGCTCGTCGTGTTCGGCGACTTCCAGGCCGCATCCGGGTCCGCGGGCGTCACGACGCTGCTCGCCCTCGACGACCCGCCCACCGCGATCTTCGCCGCCGACAGCCTGATGGCCGTCGGCGCGATCGGGATCCTCGGTCGCCTCGGGATGCGCGTCGGCGAGGACATCGCCCTCGTCGCCTTCGACGACATCGAGTGGTTCTCGCTGCTCGACCCCGCACTGTCCGTCGTCGCGCACAGCGTCGAGGACATGGGCCGCGTCGCGGTCGACCTGCTCCGTGACGTCATCGCCGGTGGCACCCCGCGGTCGGTGCGCCTGCCGAGCGAGCTCATCGTCCGCGCCTCCTCGGCCACCCCCATCCGTTCCCGACGACGGGCCGCACCGCCGCGCCCCGCCGACCAGCAGCACCCGGAGCACTGA
- a CDS encoding sugar ABC transporter ATP-binding protein produces MPQHPLLTLDRVSKSFGPVQVITDVTVDVHAGKVQVLLGENGAGKSTLIKMMSGIHQPDGGRILVDGAEVSLPTVSAAERLGIATIHQELNLVGSLSVAENVMMGRIPTRFGMVDRRALRRQAREALATIGLDVDVDTPVGRLGIARQQLVEIAKALSVDARILILDEPTAALTRHETEALFRVVADLRARGVGMLFISHHLDEIAEIGDTVAVLRDGHFVAEVPASTPEDELVRLMVGRSIEEQYPTGEAVVDRADAVLRVEHLTATGRFSDVSFDVHAGEILGISGLVGAGRTELVRAIAGADGYDSGTVTVRGRKLAKGSVAGAIRAGIGHVPEDRKAQGLVLGASVNDNLGYATLASSARGGLVDFAGQKQRAEQVAARLRIRMHDIDQPIGSLSGGNQQKAVFGRWILAGSSVLLLDEPTRGVDVGAKVEIYELVNAITAAGGAVVMVSSELPEVLGMSDRILVMRDGRIAGELDGADATEDAVMTLAARDVAEPENGQADAA; encoded by the coding sequence ATGCCGCAGCACCCCCTCCTCACCCTCGACCGGGTGAGCAAGTCGTTCGGCCCCGTCCAGGTCATCACCGACGTCACCGTCGACGTCCACGCCGGGAAGGTCCAGGTCCTCCTGGGCGAGAACGGCGCCGGCAAGTCGACCCTCATCAAGATGATGTCGGGCATCCACCAGCCCGACGGCGGACGCATCCTCGTCGACGGAGCCGAGGTGAGCCTCCCGACCGTCTCGGCCGCGGAGCGGCTCGGCATCGCGACGATCCACCAGGAGCTCAACCTGGTCGGCTCCCTCAGCGTCGCCGAGAACGTCATGATGGGTCGGATCCCGACGCGGTTCGGGATGGTCGACCGGAGGGCGCTACGCCGTCAGGCGCGGGAGGCACTCGCGACGATCGGTCTCGACGTCGACGTCGACACCCCGGTCGGCCGACTCGGGATCGCCCGCCAGCAGCTCGTCGAGATCGCCAAGGCGCTCAGCGTCGACGCGCGGATCCTCATCCTCGACGAACCCACCGCGGCACTGACGCGACACGAGACGGAGGCGCTGTTCCGGGTGGTCGCGGACCTCCGGGCCCGGGGCGTCGGCATGCTCTTCATCAGCCACCACCTCGACGAGATCGCCGAGATCGGGGACACGGTGGCCGTGCTCCGCGACGGCCACTTCGTGGCCGAGGTGCCGGCGTCGACCCCGGAGGACGAACTCGTCCGGCTCATGGTCGGCCGCAGCATCGAGGAGCAGTACCCGACCGGCGAGGCCGTCGTCGACCGAGCGGACGCCGTGCTGCGGGTCGAGCACCTCACCGCCACCGGACGCTTCAGCGACGTGTCCTTCGACGTGCACGCGGGTGAGATCCTCGGCATCTCGGGGCTCGTCGGCGCCGGACGCACCGAGCTCGTCCGCGCGATCGCCGGCGCCGACGGGTACGACAGCGGCACCGTCACGGTCCGCGGTCGGAAGCTCGCGAAGGGCAGCGTCGCGGGGGCGATCCGCGCAGGCATCGGCCACGTGCCCGAGGACCGCAAGGCGCAGGGCCTCGTGCTCGGCGCGTCGGTGAACGACAACCTCGGCTACGCGACCCTCGCATCGAGCGCCCGCGGCGGCCTCGTCGACTTCGCCGGGCAGAAGCAGCGCGCCGAACAGGTCGCGGCACGCTTGCGCATCCGGATGCACGACATCGACCAGCCCATCGGGTCGCTCTCCGGCGGCAACCAGCAGAAGGCCGTGTTCGGGCGGTGGATCCTCGCCGGCTCGAGCGTGCTCCTGCTCGACGAACCCACCCGTGGAGTCGACGTCGGCGCGAAGGTCGAGATCTACGAGCTCGTCAACGCCATCACCGCGGCCGGCGGCGCCGTCGTCATGGTGTCGAGCGAACTGCCCGAGGTCCTCGGCATGAGCGACCGCATCCTCGTCATGCGCGACGGCCGCATCGCCGGCGAACTCGACGGCGCCGACGCCACCGAGGACGCCGTCATGACCCTCGCCGCCCGCGACGTCGCCGAGCCCGAGAACGGGCAGGCCGACGCGGCCTGA